One Tolypothrix bouteillei VB521301 DNA window includes the following coding sequences:
- a CDS encoding cupredoxin domain-containing protein: MRVILAIALLCLLIATTASVEAADFQNILKQPVIETTISLGTSTNELQFEPNHLEFEAGKRYKLRLINPSTQKHYFTAKDFADSIWTQKVEAGNVEIKGAIHELELKPKAEAEWFFVPLKLGTYSLRCPITGHTEAGMTGEIIISAER; this comes from the coding sequence ATGAGAGTTATTCTAGCGATCGCACTTCTATGCCTTCTTATAGCAACGACTGCTTCAGTAGAGGCAGCAGATTTTCAAAATATACTAAAGCAACCAGTCATAGAAACTACAATTAGCCTGGGTACTTCTACTAATGAATTGCAATTTGAACCAAACCACCTAGAATTTGAAGCGGGAAAACGTTACAAACTTCGACTGATAAATCCCAGTACCCAAAAACACTATTTTACAGCTAAGGATTTCGCCGATAGTATATGGACGCAAAAAGTGGAAGCAGGTAACGTAGAAATAAAAGGAGCTATTCACGAACTCGAACTGAAACCAAAAGCAGAAGCAGAATGGTTTTTTGTACCGCTAAAGCTCGGAACATATAGTTTGCGCTGTCCGATAACGGGACATACGGAAGCAGGAATGACAGGCGAAATTATCATATCTGCTGAACGGTAA